CTCGCCGGCAAGCTCTCCATGGGCATCGGCGGCATCAACGCCTGCGTGATCTCGCGGCCCTGGAAGTAGCGACGAGCGGGCCGCGGCGCGCCACGGTCCACCCAAGTCTCACTTCGGCGCGGCGATCGCGCCCACCTTCCCTTCGACTGCCCGCAGGTAGTCCGCCGGCGAGACGAGGAGCTGCGTCCCCCGCACGCCGGCGGAGACGGAGATCACGTCGAAGAGCTCGATCGTCTCGTCCACGTAGACGGGGTACGCCTTCTTCGCGGCCAGTGCCGTCACCCCGCCCCGGATGTAGCCGGTCAGCGGCTGCACCTCCTTGAGCGGGACCGTGTCGATCTTGCGATCGCCCGAGAGCCGGGCGAGCCCCTTGAGGTCGAGCTTGGCGTCGCCGGGCACCACGGCGAAGCAGACGCCGTTGCGATCCCCGCGAGCGACGAGGGTCTTGAAGACCTGCTCCGGAGGCATCCCGACCTTGGCCGCGACCGACTCCGCCGAGAGGTCGTCGGGATCGATGTCGTAGTTCTTGAGCTCGTAGGCGATCCCGAGGTTATCGAGCTGGCGGGCGGCATTCGTCTTCATCGATTCGCCCCCTTGGCAGCGCGCTTTGCCGGCTTCGTCTTCTTCGCGTCCGCGGTCGTCTCCGCCGGCGCAGCGAGGCCCTCCAGGAGCCGCGCGGTCACCATCCGCGCCAGCTGCTCGGCGCTCCCGGCCGCCGGAGGGAGCTTCTCCTCCACCAGCAGGGACGCGAGGCCGTGCACCGTCGACCAGGCGGTCACCGCGAGCTCGCTGGCCGGCACGTCGCAGAGCGCGCCCGCCTGGCGGCCCTCCTCGATCGACTCGACCAGCACGCCGAAGGCCGAGCCCGAGGCCTCGTCGAGGGAGGGATAGTCGCAGTCGTTCTGCCCGACGGTGAACATGACCCGGAAGTGCGCGGGATGGGCGACCGCGAAGAGCACGTAGGCTACGCCGATCGCCTGCAATTTCCCGAGGGGATCGCCCGCGAGACGCACCGAGGCCTCCAGGAGCCCTTCCCGCAGGGTGCGGAAGCCCTCCTCGGCGACGGCGGCCAGCAGCGCCTCCTTGCTGGCGAAGTGGCGGTACGGCGCGGCGTGGGTCACGCCGGCCCGCCGGGCCACCTCCCTCAGCGAGAGGGTGGCCGCGCCCTCCTGCTGCACCTGCTCCAGCGCCGCATCGAGCAATGCGCGCCGGAGATCTCCGTGGTGGTAGCGCCCCCCTTTGCTCCGCTCCGAATCGGTCGACATCCCTACTTCACTCCCATGCTGACAGCGCAATGTTGACAGCGTCAACTCCGCCTGCAATGTTACCATCGTAATCTTCCCGCGCCGTCGTCGCCACGGCAAGGAGCTCCGATATGCAGGCCGCCATTCCTCCGTCCCCTTCGAGCCAGGGCTGGTCCCGGGCCTTCCAGGATCTCCCCCGCGAGCACGGCTTCGAGCCGCTCCGCGTCGAGGGAACGATCCCCGCCGAGCTTCGCGGAACCCTCTACCGCAACGGGCCCTCCCTCTTCTCCAGCTTCGGCGAGAGCTATCGACATTGGTTCGACGGCGACGGCGCCGTCTCCGCCGTTCGCCTCGAGGGCGGGAAGGCCGAGGGCGCGGTTCGCCTGGTGCAGACGCAGGAGCTCGTCGCGGAACGGGCCGCCGGGCGCCGCCTCTACGCCAACTATTGCATGCCGCATCCTGGAAGCCTGCTCGGCCGGATCGGTCAAATGCGATCCAAGAACGTGGCCAACACCTCGGTGATGGTCTGGAACGATCGGCTCTTCGCCCTCTACGAAGCGGGGATCCCGGTCGAGCTCTCGATGGAGGATCTCTCCACGATCGGTGAGACGACCTTCGACGGTCTCTTGTCGGCCGCCTTCTCCGCACACCCCCACCGCATCCCGTCGCGGCGCGCGAGCTACAACTTCGGCATGCGGTTCGGGCGTCATACCCTCCTCGACCTCTTCGAGCTCCGGGACGACGGCGGCGCGCGTCGGATCGCCTCCCTGCCGCTGCCGGGCCCGACCCTCCTACACGACTTCATCGCCACCGAGCGCCACCTGATCTTCTTCGTGTCGCCCGTGCGCCTCCGCGTGATGCGCCAGCTCCTCGGCGTGGGGACCGTGGGCGAGAACTTCGTCTGGCGCCCTGAGCTGGGGACCGAGGTGCTTGTGGTGCCCCTCGACGAGCCGGAGCGTCCTTTCCGCTTCCAGGTCGATCCCTTCTTCCAGTGGCACTTCGCCAACGCCTTCGAACAGGGCGAATCCATCGTCGTGGATCTCGTCCGCTATCCCGACTTCGAGACCAACCTCTGGCTCGGGGACCGCGTTCGCGGCGGGAGCGGACGCGAGGCGAGAGGCACCTTCCATCGTGCCATCGTCGATCCGCGGCGAAGCGTGCTCCGCATGGAGGAGCGCTGGTCCGAGTCGTGCGAGTTCCCGCGGGTGGCGCCCTCCGCCACCGGGAAGCCCTACCGCTTCGCATGGCTCGGCGCCCACGCGCCCGGGAGCAGGAGAGACCTCTACGACCAGCTCGCCCGCCTCGACGTCGAGAGCGGCGAAGCGCGGCGCGTGGAGCTGCCCGCCGGCCACTACCCCTCCGAGCCGATCTTCGTCCACAAGGCCGGCAGCGCGGCGGAGGACGACGGCTGGATCCTCACCCTGGTCTACGACGCGCGGGCGCACCAGAGCCACCTGGCCATCCTGGATTCGAAGCGCCTCGACGACGGCCCCATCGCCCGCGCCTACTTCGATCACCACGTTCCCTTCACGTTCCACGGCGGTTGGCTCGGCGCGAAGTGAAGAAGTGAAGTGAAGTGAATCGGGTGCCGCTCGACGCGAGCGCCGCCGATCGGCGATAGCGCGCCGCAAAGGCAGAGACATCCGGGTCTGCATCGGGCTAGATCGTCCGTCCAAACCTCGCGAGGAGACGAGCATGGAGAAGACGAAGATCGAAGGACGCGCCGGCCTGGAGGCCCTGGTGGGCAAGCCGCTTCCCGCGGGGCCCTGGCACCAGCTCTCCTTCGAGGAGATCGTCGCCTTCGCCGACGCCACCGGCGATCACCAGTGGATCCACGTCGACCGAGAGCGCGCCCTCCGCGAATCGCCCTTCGGCGCGCCGATCGCCCACGGCTACTACACGCTGTCGCGGATCGCGGGCCTCTTCTTCGAGGCCGTCGAGGTGACCGGCTTCTCCGCCGTGCTCAACTACGGCCTCGACAAGGTCCGCTTCCCCGCCCCGATGAAGGAGGGCGCGCGCTACCGCCTCTCGCCGACGGTCGAGTCGATCACCGAGGTGAAGGGCGGCCTCGAGGTGGTGTTCAAGAACACCATCGAGCTCGAGGGCGAGGCCAAGCCGACCTGCGTGGCCCAGTGCGTCTTCCGCTATCTGGGCTGACGAGACGAAATCCGAGATCGAGAAAACGGCCTCCCGTGTGCGAAACGCGGGAGGCCGTTCCGTTTTCAGGGGGTTGCCGTGGTCCTGCTGCCGTAGGCAGCGAGATCGCCGACCAGGAGTTCCCGATTACGAACTCGCGCAGGATCACGGGAGCGCTACCGTGAAGCTGGGGGACGTTTCGTCGTTCTGTCGCCGAGCTCGACACTCTCGGCTCTCGCAGATCGAGGTTTCACGAATAGCCTTCGAACAAAACGGAGTGGTCATGCGTCATTCGCGGTTCTCTTTGATCCTGCTGGCGTGTGTGATGGGTGCCCTTACGGCTTGCGGCACCGCTGCCGACCGGCTCGTGGACACGGTCCAAACCGACCTGCCCGAAGAGCCGGGAGATCCTCCAGTCCCACGCCCCGATTCCCGGGACAACGACGAGCCCGCGGAGCCAGACGAGTCCACGGGCTCGCGCCCCGATTCCCCGGATAAGGACGAGCCGTCCCGGCCGGACGAGCCCACGAGCGAGCCGCCCGCCCTCACGGACTGCCCGACCGGAAAGGCGATGGCACTCGCGAGGCACGGGGAGGGCATCGCCTGGGGCATCGGGCGGTGCGGCGAAGTTCCCTACTCGGACTCGAGCGGCACCTACGTAGCCGACACGATCGGCAAGGGAGCGAAAACCCTCCTCGCCGATCGTCAGAGCTACGTCTCCTTCTCCCCCG
The Vulgatibacter incomptus DNA segment above includes these coding regions:
- the ybaK gene encoding Cys-tRNA(Pro) deacylase; protein product: MKTNAARQLDNLGIAYELKNYDIDPDDLSAESVAAKVGMPPEQVFKTLVARGDRNGVCFAVVPGDAKLDLKGLARLSGDRKIDTVPLKEVQPLTGYIRGGVTALAAKKAYPVYVDETIELFDVISVSAGVRGTQLLVSPADYLRAVEGKVGAIAAPK
- a CDS encoding TetR/AcrR family transcriptional regulator, with translation MSTDSERSKGGRYHHGDLRRALLDAALEQVQQEGAATLSLREVARRAGVTHAAPYRHFASKEALLAAVAEEGFRTLREGLLEASVRLAGDPLGKLQAIGVAYVLFAVAHPAHFRVMFTVGQNDCDYPSLDEASGSAFGVLVESIEEGRQAGALCDVPASELAVTAWSTVHGLASLLVEEKLPPAAGSAEQLARMVTARLLEGLAAPAETTADAKKTKPAKRAAKGANR
- a CDS encoding carotenoid oxygenase family protein, which translates into the protein MQAAIPPSPSSQGWSRAFQDLPREHGFEPLRVEGTIPAELRGTLYRNGPSLFSSFGESYRHWFDGDGAVSAVRLEGGKAEGAVRLVQTQELVAERAAGRRLYANYCMPHPGSLLGRIGQMRSKNVANTSVMVWNDRLFALYEAGIPVELSMEDLSTIGETTFDGLLSAAFSAHPHRIPSRRASYNFGMRFGRHTLLDLFELRDDGGARRIASLPLPGPTLLHDFIATERHLIFFVSPVRLRVMRQLLGVGTVGENFVWRPELGTEVLVVPLDEPERPFRFQVDPFFQWHFANAFEQGESIVVDLVRYPDFETNLWLGDRVRGGSGREARGTFHRAIVDPRRSVLRMEERWSESCEFPRVAPSATGKPYRFAWLGAHAPGSRRDLYDQLARLDVESGEARRVELPAGHYPSEPIFVHKAGSAAEDDGWILTLVYDARAHQSHLAILDSKRLDDGPIARAYFDHHVPFTFHGGWLGAK
- a CDS encoding MaoC family dehydratase; its protein translation is MEKTKIEGRAGLEALVGKPLPAGPWHQLSFEEIVAFADATGDHQWIHVDRERALRESPFGAPIAHGYYTLSRIAGLFFEAVEVTGFSAVLNYGLDKVRFPAPMKEGARYRLSPTVESITEVKGGLEVVFKNTIELEGEAKPTCVAQCVFRYLG